Proteins from a single region of Dyadobacter fanqingshengii:
- a CDS encoding response regulator: MEAKKILLIEDNPEMRENTAEILELANYKVITAQNGKEGVHLTNEFNPDLIVCDIMMPELDGYGVLHLLSKDEHTANIPFIFLTAKAEKEDYRRGMTMGADDYLTKPYDDVELLNIVEMRLKKSERLKRQFERSAKGLDQFIEEAKSFDLIAKLAEDKKVKTLRKKETIYTEGSFPSCVFFLQKGKVKAYKSNGSGKEYITDLFKEGDFFGYIDLLQGEAYQESAIALEEAEVSMIPKDDFFNLLQGNREVSSKFIRMLSNEIKDREERLLHLAYNSVRKRVAQALVTLVQRYQEDKAKPFSMSITREDIASMVGTATETVIRTLSDFKEERLIDMKGSLITVFEYEKLARMRN, encoded by the coding sequence GTGGAAGCTAAAAAAATACTATTGATCGAGGATAACCCCGAAATGCGGGAAAATACGGCTGAAATCCTTGAATTGGCCAATTATAAGGTGATCACCGCCCAAAACGGTAAAGAAGGCGTTCACCTGACCAACGAATTCAACCCCGACCTGATCGTCTGTGATATTATGATGCCCGAGCTGGATGGTTACGGCGTGTTGCACCTGCTCAGCAAAGATGAGCACACAGCCAACATTCCCTTCATTTTCCTGACTGCCAAAGCTGAAAAGGAAGATTACCGCAGAGGCATGACCATGGGCGCCGACGATTACCTGACCAAGCCCTATGACGACGTAGAGCTGCTCAACATTGTGGAAATGCGTCTCAAAAAAAGCGAAAGGCTCAAACGCCAGTTCGAGCGCTCAGCAAAAGGTCTGGACCAGTTCATTGAAGAAGCCAAATCCTTTGACCTGATCGCCAAGCTCGCCGAAGATAAGAAGGTGAAAACACTGCGAAAAAAAGAAACCATTTATACGGAAGGCAGTTTTCCGTCCTGCGTTTTTTTCTTGCAGAAAGGAAAGGTAAAAGCCTATAAATCAAACGGGAGCGGCAAGGAATACATAACAGACCTGTTTAAAGAAGGTGATTTTTTCGGCTACATTGACCTTTTGCAAGGCGAAGCTTACCAGGAAAGCGCCATTGCATTGGAGGAAGCGGAAGTTTCCATGATTCCCAAAGATGATTTTTTCAATCTCTTGCAGGGAAACCGTGAAGTGTCTTCAAAATTTATACGGATGCTTTCCAATGAGATCAAAGACCGCGAGGAGCGTTTGCTGCATTTGGCCTATAATTCTGTGAGAAAGCGCGTGGCGCAGGCGCTGGTAACATTGGTGCAGCGCTATCAGGAAGATAAGGCCAAGCCATTTTCCATGTCGATCACACGGGAAGACATTGCTTCCATGGTCGGCACGGCAACCGAAACAGTGATCCGCACCCTTTCGGATTTCAAAGAAGAACGCCTTATCGATATGAAAGGAAGCCTGATCACTGTTTTTGAATATGAGAAATTAGCTAGAATGCGTAACTGA
- a CDS encoding PAS domain-containing sensor histidine kinase: MLDALFKHATEGIVVVDKAGAIVMLNPKAKELFGYPDLDLIGKKIETLIPQRFAANHVHYRDHYLEAPRARGMGHLMDLFARKFDGSEFPVEVSLSPFQTSDGEFVVSFVIDITERKKQENRIREANLEIQKLNAELEERVEQRTRELAEAVKKVEDSQEEVIRALKKEKELNNMKSQFVTIASHEFRTPLATILSSASLIGRYGTTEEEEKRQKHVKRIKSAVTNLTEILNDFLSIGKLEEGRVHSIPVQVELEDFCKNLIDEIQGLCKEKQQIHLQYKGNTEVWLDKQLLRNILFNLLSNGIKYSDAGKEITLKINAEADHVDMAVHDEGIGIPEKDQPNVFDRFFRAHNAGATQGTGLGLNIVKDYVTLMGGNVTFSSETGKGTTFFVYLPNVMPAQVKMD; encoded by the coding sequence ATGCTCGATGCCCTCTTTAAACATGCCACGGAAGGAATTGTGGTGGTGGATAAAGCAGGTGCGATCGTGATGCTTAATCCAAAGGCCAAGGAACTGTTTGGTTACCCGGATCTGGACCTGATTGGCAAAAAAATAGAAACGTTGATCCCGCAGCGGTTTGCCGCCAACCACGTGCATTACCGCGACCATTACCTGGAAGCGCCGCGGGCGAGGGGAATGGGGCATTTAATGGATTTGTTTGCAAGAAAATTTGACGGCAGCGAATTTCCGGTGGAAGTAAGCCTGAGCCCTTTTCAAACCAGCGACGGCGAGTTTGTAGTGAGTTTTGTGATTGACATTACAGAGCGAAAAAAGCAGGAAAACCGCATCCGGGAAGCGAATCTTGAAATACAAAAACTGAATGCGGAACTGGAAGAAAGGGTTGAACAACGCACAAGAGAACTGGCGGAAGCCGTCAAAAAAGTGGAAGATTCGCAGGAAGAAGTCATACGCGCATTGAAAAAGGAAAAGGAGCTCAACAATATGAAGAGCCAGTTCGTCACGATCGCTTCCCACGAATTCCGGACGCCGCTGGCTACCATCCTATCATCGGCCTCGTTGATAGGACGTTACGGCACCACGGAAGAAGAAGAAAAGCGGCAAAAGCATGTAAAAAGAATCAAATCGGCGGTTACGAACCTGACCGAGATTCTGAATGATTTTCTGTCGATAGGCAAATTGGAAGAAGGCCGTGTGCATAGCATTCCGGTGCAGGTGGAACTGGAAGATTTTTGCAAAAACCTTATCGACGAAATACAGGGCCTTTGCAAGGAAAAACAGCAAATTCATTTGCAATACAAGGGTAATACGGAGGTTTGGCTGGATAAGCAGTTACTCCGCAATATCCTTTTTAACCTGCTCTCCAACGGGATCAAGTATTCGGACGCGGGTAAGGAAATTACATTAAAGATTAATGCTGAGGCGGATCATGTGGATATGGCAGTGCATGACGAAGGAATTGGAATTCCCGAAAAAGACCAGCCCAATGTATTCGACCGGTTTTTCCGCGCACACAATGCGGGCGCCACGCAGGGAACGGGCCTGGGGCTGAACATTGTCAAAGATTATGTGACCCTGATGGGTGGCAATGTCACTTTTTCGAGCGAAACCGGAAAAGGCACGACGTTTTTTGTATATCTGCCCAATGTAATGCCCGCGCAAGTAAAAATGGATTAA
- the hemN gene encoding oxygen-independent coproporphyrinogen III oxidase has protein sequence MDKDLLFKYNTPGPRYTSYPTVPYWQKTPPQQQKWKELVMKAFQVSNQKEGISLYVHLPFCESLCTYCGCNTRITINHAVETTYIHAVLREWQMYLTTFGESKPLIREIHLGGGTPTFFNPENLKTLILGLLKDSIVHPEAQFGFEAHPGNTTDEHLQTLYELGFRRISIGVQDFNPIVLAIINRHQTYEQVKHLTLKAREIGYTSVNYDIVYGLPFQKACYMMETMQRVIQLKPDRIAFYSYAHVPWIKPGQRNFTEKDLPDADKKMAIYETGRNALEVAGYQDIGMDHFALPSDSLYKAQQEGRLHRNFMGYTDMHTQLLIGLGASAISDSWTGYVQNEKKVEDYYQRIAAGMIPIARGHELTREDLILRRHILSLMTQFETSWVKTSEYCEEVFQSVERLDEMEFDELVELQPFSVKVTEKGRPFIRNICMAFDALLWENKPEAQLFSQTV, from the coding sequence ATGGATAAGGACCTGCTGTTCAAATACAATACACCCGGACCGCGTTATACGAGCTATCCAACCGTTCCCTACTGGCAAAAAACACCGCCCCAGCAGCAAAAGTGGAAGGAGCTGGTAATGAAGGCTTTTCAAGTTTCCAATCAAAAAGAGGGCATTAGTCTGTACGTTCACCTTCCTTTTTGCGAGAGTTTGTGCACTTACTGCGGCTGCAACACACGCATTACCATTAACCATGCCGTTGAAACCACATACATTCATGCCGTGCTCAGAGAGTGGCAGATGTATCTTACAACATTCGGAGAAAGCAAACCTTTAATCCGCGAGATACACCTGGGCGGCGGGACGCCCACCTTTTTTAATCCGGAAAACCTGAAAACGCTCATTCTGGGCTTATTGAAGGATTCCATCGTTCACCCCGAAGCGCAGTTTGGGTTTGAAGCCCATCCCGGCAATACAACCGACGAACATTTGCAGACACTCTATGAGCTCGGTTTCAGACGGATCAGCATTGGCGTTCAGGATTTTAATCCTATCGTGCTGGCTATTATCAACCGCCATCAAACTTACGAGCAGGTTAAGCACCTGACGTTGAAGGCACGGGAGATTGGCTATACATCTGTGAATTATGACATTGTATATGGGTTACCATTCCAAAAAGCATGTTACATGATGGAAACCATGCAGCGCGTGATCCAGCTTAAACCCGACCGCATTGCCTTTTACAGCTATGCACACGTCCCCTGGATCAAACCCGGACAAAGGAATTTTACAGAAAAAGACCTGCCGGACGCCGACAAAAAAATGGCCATTTACGAAACCGGCAGAAATGCATTGGAAGTGGCAGGTTACCAGGACATTGGCATGGACCACTTCGCATTGCCCTCCGATTCTTTATATAAAGCACAACAAGAAGGACGATTGCACCGCAATTTCATGGGTTATACCGACATGCACACACAGCTGCTGATCGGCCTGGGTGCATCCGCCATCAGCGACAGTTGGACAGGTTATGTGCAGAACGAGAAAAAAGTGGAAGATTACTATCAAAGAATTGCAGCGGGCATGATCCCCATCGCGCGCGGCCACGAGCTGACCAGAGAAGATCTGATTTTGCGCCGCCATATTTTAAGTTTAATGACGCAATTTGAAACCTCGTGGGTCAAAACCAGTGAATACTGCGAAGAAGTGTTTCAGTCCGTTGAGCGCCTGGACGAAATGGAGTTTGACGAACTCGTTGAATTACAGCCTTTCAGCGTGAAGGTTACCGAGAAAGGAAGGCCCTTTATACGAAACATTTGCATGGCTTTTGATGCGCTTTTATGGGAAAACAAACCGGAAGCCCAACTGTTCAGCCAGACCGTCTGA
- a CDS encoding sulfite exporter TauE/SafE family protein translates to MNNALPYLALTMGLLSSFHCIGMCGPIALALPVQRGNAWQRAAGLLIYNLGRAGSYALLGAVVGVFGNALSLMGYLKYVSVLAGVLMLAYVFWPKAFARYFIAPAFLRKPVNLIKKQMSALLHSRKLQGWFLLGSLNGLLPCGLVYLALMSSIATGSSAAGSIFMFVFGMGTWPAMMAIGFFKNWVTPAVRTKFHQITPVFIAFAGIWLLYRSTLFQYPQASHSAAKPITECHGK, encoded by the coding sequence GTGAACAATGCGCTTCCATATCTGGCCTTGACGATGGGGCTGCTCAGCAGTTTCCATTGCATAGGCATGTGCGGGCCCATTGCGCTGGCGCTTCCTGTGCAGCGGGGCAACGCCTGGCAGCGGGCTGCGGGATTGCTGATTTACAATCTGGGCCGGGCTGGCTCCTATGCTTTGCTGGGCGCAGTGGTTGGTGTTTTTGGTAATGCGCTCTCGCTTATGGGTTATCTCAAATATGTTTCTGTGCTGGCTGGCGTCTTGATGCTGGCTTATGTTTTTTGGCCAAAAGCATTTGCACGCTATTTTATCGCGCCCGCTTTCTTGCGCAAGCCGGTTAACCTTATCAAAAAGCAAATGTCCGCCCTGCTGCACAGCCGCAAATTGCAGGGCTGGTTTCTGCTCGGATCGCTGAATGGTCTTCTACCCTGCGGGCTGGTGTATCTGGCATTAATGAGCTCAATAGCAACAGGAAGCAGCGCGGCCGGAAGCATTTTCATGTTTGTTTTTGGGATGGGGACATGGCCGGCGATGATGGCCATCGGTTTTTTCAAAAACTGGGTTACGCCCGCCGTTCGAACCAAATTTCATCAGATTACCCCCGTTTTTATTGCCTTTGCAGGCATATGGCTGCTTTACCGCAGCACACTGTTTCAATATCCGCAAGCATCCCATTCCGCAGCCAAACCCATCACCGAATGCCACGGCAAATAG
- a CDS encoding FixH family protein translates to MKINWGVGITALYMGFVAMILVLVSMSIGQKIDLVTEHYYEEELGFQEKIDKKQRSAALADPVKWEVQNEGINIVFPGNVTEKDLSGEIKLYCPSNDKNDRKFKISTQNHAQFIPVTNIPAGSYHLQIDWKNKEQAYWNEDVIVIGHKK, encoded by the coding sequence ATGAAAATAAACTGGGGAGTGGGCATTACGGCGCTCTATATGGGCTTTGTAGCCATGATACTTGTGCTGGTCAGCATGAGCATCGGTCAGAAAATAGATCTGGTAACGGAGCATTATTACGAAGAAGAACTAGGTTTTCAGGAGAAAATCGATAAAAAACAGCGTTCGGCGGCACTAGCTGATCCGGTGAAATGGGAAGTGCAAAATGAAGGCATCAACATTGTTTTTCCCGGCAATGTGACAGAAAAAGACCTGAGCGGCGAGATTAAATTATACTGCCCTTCCAATGATAAAAACGACCGGAAATTTAAGATCTCAACCCAAAATCATGCCCAATTCATCCCGGTCACCAACATTCCGGCAGGCAGTTACCACCTGCAAATTGATTGGAAAAATAAGGAGCAGGCTTACTGGAACGAGGACGTGATCGTGATTGGTCACAAAAAATAA
- the ccoG gene encoding cytochrome c oxidase accessory protein CcoG — protein MNISNHVITDPDESFRDHFSAVNEDGKRNWFYPQKPTGKWHTRRAWFTVGILTLLFATPFIKFNGQPLLLFNVLERKFIIFGIFIGPQDYWLFGLTMLSFMVFIVLFTTIFGRLWCGWACPQTVFMEMVFRKIEYAIEGNATKQKLLNKAPWNTEKIVRKTAKYAAFLIVSFLIANLLLSYVLGVDDLSKIIREPIADHLPLFGGIIAFTAIFYFNFAWLRDQACTVVCPYGRLQGVLMDRNTINVAYDYERGEPRGKIHKNQERTEGDCINCHQCVAVCPTGIDIRNGLQMECVNCTACIDACDNIMDKVGFEKGLIRYTSENAIVKKTNKLITPRVIGAMAMLVLLWSVLGFMVVSRTDTQTMLLRAPGSQYIENSDRSITNLYTFKIFNKTNQTINPTIRLEGVSGKLIFAGKPNLALDPAGMVEGTVFIVVPAEALKKRKTTLTLSVFQGNEKLEEFETTFIAPEK, from the coding sequence ATGAACATTTCAAACCACGTCATTACCGATCCCGACGAATCATTCCGCGACCATTTCAGTGCAGTCAATGAAGATGGGAAACGCAATTGGTTTTACCCGCAAAAACCAACCGGGAAATGGCATACGCGCAGGGCTTGGTTTACGGTAGGCATATTGACGCTGCTTTTTGCCACACCATTCATTAAATTCAATGGCCAGCCTTTGTTGCTGTTCAATGTGCTGGAACGCAAATTCATCATTTTCGGCATTTTCATCGGCCCGCAGGATTACTGGCTTTTCGGGCTTACGATGCTCTCGTTCATGGTTTTTATTGTGCTGTTCACCACCATTTTCGGAAGGTTATGGTGCGGCTGGGCTTGCCCGCAAACGGTATTTATGGAAATGGTTTTCCGCAAGATCGAATACGCTATTGAAGGCAATGCAACCAAACAAAAACTGCTCAACAAAGCGCCCTGGAACACGGAAAAGATCGTGAGGAAAACCGCAAAATATGCCGCCTTCCTGATCGTGTCTTTTTTGATCGCGAACCTGCTGCTATCTTATGTGCTGGGGGTGGATGACCTTTCCAAAATCATTCGCGAGCCTATTGCTGACCACCTTCCGCTTTTTGGCGGCATCATTGCTTTCACGGCCATTTTCTATTTCAATTTTGCTTGGCTGCGTGACCAGGCTTGTACTGTGGTTTGCCCCTACGGCCGTTTGCAAGGCGTGCTCATGGACCGCAACACCATCAATGTTGCTTATGATTACGAGCGGGGCGAGCCTCGGGGAAAAATCCATAAAAACCAGGAGCGCACGGAAGGTGACTGCATCAACTGCCATCAATGCGTAGCAGTGTGCCCCACCGGCATTGACATCCGAAACGGCCTGCAAATGGAATGCGTGAACTGCACTGCCTGCATTGATGCCTGCGACAACATCATGGATAAAGTAGGATTTGAAAAAGGCCTGATCCGCTACACTTCCGAAAATGCAATTGTGAAGAAAACCAATAAGCTCATCACGCCGCGTGTCATTGGCGCCATGGCAATGCTGGTTTTACTATGGTCGGTGCTTGGGTTTATGGTTGTGTCAAGAACCGATACGCAAACCATGCTGTTGCGCGCTCCGGGCAGTCAATACATTGAAAACAGTGATCGGAGTATTACGAACCTTTACACATTTAAGATTTTTAACAAAACCAACCAGACCATTAACCCAACGATCAGACTCGAAGGAGTTTCGGGCAAGCTGATCTTTGCGGGAAAGCCAAACTTGGCACTTGATCCGGCGGGTATGGTCGAAGGCACGGTCTTCATTGTGGTGCCTGCAGAAGCATTAAAAAAACGCAAGACAACATTGACATTATCTGTTTTCCAAGGCAATGAAAAACTGGAAGAATTTGAAACAACATTCATAGCACCTGAGAAATAA
- a CDS encoding c-type cytochrome — translation MKFRTYLETIAGIGIYPLISLIIFFVFFLSLIVFVIGIDKKSLQKMERMPLNDGVIKKGLLSVLFFFMLGGSAFAQDQAAEPIRAISGTELILLILLGIIFFAALLVVIALVNTVTLLQKISAPPKTEAHTDPVVSWWKKFAGMSVMPSQEHHLIIEGHDYDGIQELDNRMPPWLQSLFVGTIIIGIGYGAYYFSGIGDYQLAELEKEVAQAEIDKKAYMAKVGASMDENTVTLVSEEASIGQGKAIFQEKCTACHGPDGGGSVGPNLTDSYWLHGAGIKNLFKVIKYGVPEKGMISWEKQLSPTDIQKVASYVYSLKDTKPANPKEPQGELLSDDKVAAN, via the coding sequence ATGAAATTCCGAACATATCTTGAAACCATTGCCGGCATAGGCATTTATCCGCTGATCTCGCTCATTATATTTTTTGTCTTCTTCCTGTCGCTGATCGTTTTTGTGATTGGGATTGATAAAAAGTCGCTGCAAAAAATGGAGCGTATGCCATTGAATGATGGTGTGATCAAAAAGGGCTTGTTATCTGTACTTTTCTTTTTCATGCTGGGCGGTTCGGCCTTTGCGCAGGATCAGGCAGCAGAACCTATCCGGGCGATCAGTGGCACTGAGCTTATCCTTTTGATCTTGCTCGGCATCATTTTCTTTGCGGCGCTGCTGGTTGTGATCGCACTAGTTAACACGGTAACATTGCTTCAAAAAATCTCTGCCCCACCCAAAACAGAAGCGCATACAGACCCCGTCGTTTCCTGGTGGAAAAAGTTTGCCGGAATGAGCGTCATGCCGAGTCAGGAACATCACCTCATCATTGAAGGGCACGATTATGACGGCATTCAGGAGCTGGACAACCGCATGCCGCCGTGGCTGCAGTCACTTTTTGTGGGCACCATTATCATCGGGATCGGTTACGGCGCATATTATTTCAGCGGAATCGGCGATTACCAGCTTGCCGAGCTTGAAAAAGAGGTGGCGCAGGCCGAAATTGATAAAAAAGCTTACATGGCCAAGGTAGGCGCATCCATGGATGAAAACACGGTTACGCTGGTCAGTGAGGAGGCATCAATAGGCCAGGGAAAAGCCATTTTCCAGGAAAAATGCACGGCTTGCCACGGCCCGGATGGCGGCGGAAGTGTAGGCCCTAACCTCACAGACAGTTACTGGCTGCATGGCGCGGGCATTAAAAATCTTTTCAAGGTCATTAAATATGGTGTCCCTGAAAAAGGCATGATCTCCTGGGAAAAACAGCTTTCCCCCACTGACATTCAAAAAGTTGCAAGCTATGTGTATTCATTAAAGGATACCAAACCAGCGAATCCAAAAGAACCGCAAGGTGAACTGCTTAGCGACGATAAAGTCGCAGCCAATTAA
- the ccoN gene encoding cytochrome-c oxidase, cbb3-type subunit I has protein sequence MSNVPHPALATVELDEFQYDNRIVRDFAIATILFGLIGMLVGLLAALQLVFPDLNMDLPYLTFSRIRPLHTNAVIFAFVGNGFFTGLYYSAPRVLRTPMWSPMLSRIHFWAWQFIILAAAITLPMGLTTSKEYAELEWPLDIAIAVVWVAALINLVMTTIHRRTEHIYAAVWFYIASFVTVAMLHVVNSMALPISLFKSYSVYAGVQDALVQWWYGHNAVAFFLTTPYLGLMYYFLPKAANRPIYSYRLSIVHFWALIFLYIWAGPHHLLYTSLPEWAQTLGTVFSVMLIAPSWGGMINGLMTLRGAWDKVREDVVLKFMVVAITAYGMATFEGPMLSFKNVNAIAHYTDWIVAHVHVGALGWNGFLTFGILYWLFPRIYGRPLYSQKAANFHFWIGTLGILFYTIPMYWAGWVQSSMWKEFTQEGLLKYPNFLETVTQLKPLYFLRSVGGTLYIVGFIVMIYNLWMTALKGKLIATETAKAMPLNAIWHAEKSEYWHRRLFERKPLALTVFALVAVAIGGMIEMIPTFMIKSNVPTITAVKPYTPLELQGRDIYVREGCYVCHTQMIRPFRSEIERYGEYSKSGEFVYDYPHQWGSKRTGPDLHRVGGKYPDSWHYNHMEDPTTMSPGSIMPRYGWLLEDDLDTSTTAAKIRAMQTLGVPYEKGYDKIANADLSKQSKEIQARLKQSGIKADEDKEIIALIAYLQRLGTDIKND, from the coding sequence ATGTCAAACGTTCCCCATCCTGCTCTGGCAACCGTTGAACTGGATGAGTTCCAATATGATAACCGCATCGTGCGGGATTTCGCGATTGCAACGATTCTTTTCGGGCTTATTGGTATGCTCGTCGGGCTGCTGGCTGCATTGCAGCTCGTGTTCCCGGACCTGAATATGGATCTGCCCTATCTTACTTTCAGCCGCATCCGGCCTCTGCACACCAACGCGGTCATTTTCGCTTTTGTGGGCAATGGCTTTTTTACCGGCTTGTATTATTCCGCTCCGAGGGTTTTAAGGACCCCGATGTGGAGCCCTATGCTGAGCAGGATCCATTTCTGGGCATGGCAGTTTATCATTCTGGCTGCGGCCATCACATTACCGATGGGCCTTACCACTTCCAAAGAATACGCGGAACTGGAATGGCCGCTTGACATTGCCATCGCCGTGGTGTGGGTTGCAGCGCTTATTAACCTGGTAATGACCACCATTCACCGCCGCACCGAGCACATTTATGCCGCGGTCTGGTTTTACATTGCTTCGTTCGTCACCGTTGCGATGCTGCACGTGGTGAACAGTATGGCGCTTCCTATTTCTCTTTTCAAAAGTTACTCTGTGTACGCAGGTGTGCAGGATGCACTCGTGCAGTGGTGGTATGGACACAATGCCGTGGCGTTTTTTCTTACGACGCCTTATTTAGGACTGATGTATTATTTCCTTCCTAAAGCGGCTAACCGTCCTATCTATTCCTACCGGCTCTCGATCGTGCATTTCTGGGCGCTGATATTCCTTTATATCTGGGCCGGGCCGCACCATTTGCTTTACACGTCGCTTCCCGAATGGGCGCAAACATTGGGAACCGTGTTTTCCGTGATGCTGATCGCGCCTTCCTGGGGTGGTATGATCAACGGGTTAATGACCCTGCGCGGCGCCTGGGACAAAGTGCGGGAAGATGTTGTGCTGAAATTTATGGTTGTAGCCATCACGGCTTACGGTATGGCCACATTCGAAGGCCCGATGCTCTCTTTCAAAAACGTAAACGCCATCGCGCATTATACCGACTGGATCGTAGCGCACGTACACGTAGGTGCGCTGGGCTGGAATGGCTTCCTGACTTTCGGGATCTTGTACTGGCTTTTCCCCCGCATATACGGACGTCCGTTATATTCTCAAAAGGCTGCCAACTTTCACTTCTGGATCGGCACGCTCGGGATTTTATTTTACACCATTCCCATGTATTGGGCGGGTTGGGTGCAAAGCTCCATGTGGAAAGAGTTTACGCAAGAAGGCCTTTTGAAATACCCCAATTTCCTGGAAACCGTAACGCAGCTCAAACCATTGTACTTTCTGCGCAGCGTAGGCGGCACGTTGTACATTGTCGGCTTCATAGTGATGATCTACAACTTGTGGATGACCGCACTGAAAGGCAAGCTTATCGCAACAGAAACAGCCAAAGCAATGCCGTTAAATGCGATCTGGCATGCTGAAAAAAGCGAGTACTGGCACCGCAGGCTGTTTGAGCGTAAGCCGCTGGCATTGACCGTTTTTGCATTGGTTGCCGTCGCCATCGGCGGAATGATCGAGATGATCCCGACATTCATGATCAAATCCAATGTGCCGACCATTACAGCTGTGAAACCTTACACGCCATTGGAATTACAGGGACGTGATATTTATGTCCGCGAAGGCTGCTATGTGTGCCACACCCAAATGATCCGACCATTCCGCTCCGAGATCGAGCGTTACGGAGAGTATTCCAAATCAGGTGAATTCGTATACGACTATCCGCATCAATGGGGTTCTAAACGCACCGGACCTGATCTGCACCGGGTAGGCGGAAAATATCCCGATTCCTGGCACTATAACCACATGGAGGATCCAACCACCATGTCGCCGGGTTCCATTATGCCCAGATATGGCTGGTTACTGGAAGACGACCTGGACACGAGCACAACTGCTGCCAAGATCCGTGCTATGCAAACATTGGGCGTGCCTTATGAAAAAGGCTATGACAAAATCGCCAATGCGGATCTCAGCAAACAATCCAAGGAAATCCAGGCCAGGCTCAAACAAAGCGGCATCAAGGCAGACGAGGATAAAGAGATCATCGCACTCATTGCCTACCTGCAACGATTAGGAACTGATATTAAAAATGATTGA
- the ccoS gene encoding cbb3-type cytochrome oxidase assembly protein CcoS, which translates to MSAMFVMIIASLGIALAFLGAFIWSVRKGHYDDDYTPSVRILFDDNNSDTAKTNTTDIH; encoded by the coding sequence ATGAGCGCAATGTTCGTCATGATTATCGCCAGCCTCGGCATCGCCCTGGCCTTTTTGGGAGCCTTTATCTGGTCGGTGCGAAAGGGCCACTACGATGACGACTATACGCCCTCTGTCCGCATCCTATTCGATGATAACAACAGCGACACTGCAAAAACCAACACAACAGATATTCACTAA